A genomic region of Herbaspirillum sp. DW155 contains the following coding sequences:
- a CDS encoding DUF2523 family protein, with translation MFGIVLSALNAVLAFVLRSIIVKFVVFFALFFVTTEFMAVIVQFLPTGDQLTNAFGGIPNAVWYFLNLFNIKAGIPLLLSAYVTRFTIRRIPLIG, from the coding sequence ATGTTTGGCATCGTTCTGTCTGCGCTCAATGCCGTCCTTGCATTCGTTCTGCGGTCGATTATTGTTAAATTCGTCGTGTTCTTTGCACTGTTCTTTGTGACGACTGAATTTATGGCTGTCATCGTGCAATTCCTTCCGACTGGCGATCAACTCACGAATGCCTTTGGCGGCATTCCTAATGCGGTCTGGTATTTCCTGAACCTATTCAATATCAAGGCCGGGATACCGCTTCTGCTCTCGGCCTACGTGACGCGCTTCACGATTCGCCGCATCCCGTTGATTGGCTAA
- a CDS encoding DsbC family protein, with translation MKKFLTAGASSLRHLSMAALLLASTLVGMSAHAQAEAADSTEATIKKLIEPRLGKDAKVDSVTKTPYAGLYEIQIDGDVIYTDAKAQYLFIGRVVDAQSYRDYTKEKIESLNQVPFSALPLGKAIKTVKGNGKRVIAIFEDPNCIYCKRLHKTLQEVDNITYYTFQYNILSPDSIVKSRNIWCAPNPSKAWNEWMVSGKEAPAAAASCNAPHEEVLALGKKLKVTGTPTIFFTDGSRIPGAVDAKGLEQKLSSLK, from the coding sequence ATGAAAAAATTTTTGACCGCAGGTGCGAGTTCCTTGCGCCATCTGAGCATGGCGGCGCTGCTGCTGGCTTCCACCCTGGTGGGCATGAGCGCCCACGCGCAAGCCGAGGCCGCCGACAGCACCGAGGCCACCATCAAGAAGCTGATCGAACCGCGCCTGGGCAAGGATGCGAAGGTCGATTCGGTGACCAAAACGCCCTATGCCGGCCTGTATGAAATCCAGATCGATGGCGACGTCATCTATACCGATGCCAAGGCCCAGTACCTCTTCATCGGCCGCGTGGTCGATGCGCAGAGCTACCGCGACTACACCAAGGAAAAGATCGAGTCGCTGAACCAGGTGCCGTTCTCGGCGCTACCGCTGGGCAAGGCCATCAAGACCGTCAAGGGCAACGGCAAGCGCGTCATCGCCATCTTCGAAGATCCCAACTGCATCTACTGCAAGCGCCTGCACAAGACCCTGCAGGAAGTGGACAACATCACTTACTACACCTTCCAGTACAACATCCTCTCGCCGGACTCCATCGTGAAGTCGCGCAACATCTGGTGCGCGCCCAATCCGAGCAAGGCATGGAACGAATGGATGGTCAGCGGCAAGGAAGCACCCGCTGCCGCCGCCTCCTGCAATGCCCCGCATGAAGAGGTGCTGGCCCTGGGCAAGAAGCTCAAGGTCACCGGCACGCCGACTATCTTCTTTACCGATGGCTCGCGCATCCCGGGTGCGGTCGATGCCAAGGGACTGGAACAGAAACTGTCCTCGCTGAAGTAA
- the pth gene encoding aminoacyl-tRNA hydrolase produces MSIRLIVGLGNPGPEYEQTRHNAGFWLVDNLAGPVRLTREQRFNALAGKTSIAGNEVWLLEPQTYMNRSGQSVGALARFYKINPDEVLVVHDELDLPPGAAKIKKGGSSGGHNGLKDITAALGTQDYWRLRLGIGHPRTLGLQQPVADFVLHRPRKEEQALINEALDKSLNIIALLVQGKFEQAMMELHTGK; encoded by the coding sequence ATGTCCATCCGTCTCATCGTCGGTCTCGGCAACCCCGGCCCGGAATACGAACAAACCCGCCACAACGCCGGCTTCTGGCTGGTCGACAACCTCGCCGGTCCGGTGCGCCTGACACGCGAGCAGCGCTTCAACGCGCTGGCGGGCAAGACCAGCATCGCCGGCAATGAAGTCTGGCTGCTGGAACCGCAGACCTACATGAACCGCTCCGGCCAGTCGGTCGGTGCACTGGCGCGCTTCTACAAGATCAATCCGGATGAAGTGCTGGTGGTGCATGATGAACTCGATCTGCCACCGGGCGCGGCCAAGATCAAGAAAGGCGGTTCCTCGGGCGGGCACAATGGATTGAAGGACATCACCGCCGCCCTCGGCACGCAGGACTATTGGCGCCTGCGCCTGGGCATCGGCCATCCGCGCACGCTGGGCCTGCAGCAGCCGGTGGCCGACTTCGTGCTGCATCGGCCGCGCAAGGAAGAACAGGCGCTGATCAACGAGGCGCTGGACAAGAGCCTCAACATCATTGCCCTGCTGGTACAGGGCAAGTTCGAACAGGCGATGATGGAATTGCATACCGGGAAGTAA
- a CDS encoding zonular occludens toxin domain-containing protein — protein MGINVYTGLMGSGKSYEVVAEVIVPAIAKGRRVVTNVDGIDGDKIRAYIGKTYKPVPEQLGEVVHVTNGDVALANFFPYYDDKKGAHTDTIVQPGDLVCIDEAWRFWPATGANLLQEHKSFFLEHRHFTNEQTGVACDLVLMIQDMSTLNRFVKNVVAFHIRTHKKISLGMPTHYSVSIFEGNKQSKAARISVELRKYRKDIFPLYSSFKGGADGKIVNVDKRQNMLARKKIWMTAGVLLVALVVGLYSINRFFHPKPVAESAQAGKQDANANNAKQSASQTAKPAFSDAWRIVGTARFGTTSYVVIADEAGRLRYESPSMFVQMGPQTIGEIDGAKVTRYSGAVIHPVHIEGKK, from the coding sequence ATGGGCATCAATGTCTATACCGGCCTGATGGGCTCCGGAAAAAGTTATGAGGTGGTGGCGGAAGTCATCGTCCCGGCGATCGCCAAAGGGCGGCGCGTCGTAACCAATGTGGACGGGATCGATGGAGACAAGATCCGCGCCTACATTGGAAAGACATACAAGCCAGTTCCTGAGCAACTAGGCGAGGTGGTCCATGTGACAAATGGTGATGTCGCGCTCGCCAATTTCTTTCCCTATTACGACGACAAGAAAGGTGCGCATACCGATACCATCGTTCAGCCTGGGGATTTGGTCTGCATCGATGAGGCGTGGCGATTCTGGCCTGCCACTGGTGCGAATCTCTTGCAGGAGCATAAGAGCTTCTTCCTTGAACATCGGCATTTCACCAATGAGCAAACGGGAGTGGCCTGCGATTTGGTCCTGATGATTCAGGACATGTCTACGCTGAATCGCTTCGTAAAGAACGTGGTGGCGTTCCACATTCGCACGCACAAGAAAATATCTCTAGGCATGCCCACGCATTACAGCGTGTCGATTTTCGAGGGGAATAAGCAGAGCAAGGCAGCGCGGATCAGTGTCGAACTGCGCAAGTACCGTAAAGATATCTTTCCTCTGTATTCCTCATTCAAGGGCGGGGCGGACGGGAAAATAGTCAATGTCGATAAGCGCCAAAACATGCTGGCGCGTAAAAAGATCTGGATGACGGCGGGTGTTCTGTTGGTGGCCTTGGTGGTTGGTCTGTACAGCATCAATCGCTTTTTTCATCCTAAGCCGGTCGCCGAATCAGCTCAGGCAGGGAAGCAAGACGCGAATGCTAACAACGCAAAGCAGTCTGCGTCACAGACCGCAAAGCCCGCATTCTCGGACGCGTGGCGGATTGTAGGGACGGCGCGATTCGGCACGACAAGCTATGTCGTCATTGCGGATGAGGCTGGACGTTTGCGCTACGAATCTCCCTCAATGTTCGTCCAGATGGGACCGCAAACCATTGGGGAAATTGATGGTGCCAAGGTGACGCGCTATTCCGGCGCAGTCATTCATCCAGTTCATATCGAGGGGAAGAAATGA
- a CDS encoding Tex family protein, giving the protein MLPSIEQRLALELAAKPVQVAAAIALLDEGATVPFIARYRKEVTGGLDDVQLRLLEERLRYLRELESRRAAIIASIEEQGKMTPVLLDAITHAEDKTRLEDLYLPYKPKRRTKAQIAAEAGLTELADALLNDPTLNPEEEAARFIKPAFTTDNGDNPGVPDTKAALDGARQILMERFSEDAELLQSLREYLTEHGVVESKVIEGKQDAGEKFADYFDYSETYSTIPSHRALALFRGRREEMLNVVLRLDSEEEKPKWDAPHNPCEGRIASRFGVSNKGRAADKWLSDTVRWAWRVKVFMHLETELMTTLREKAEAEAINVFARNLKDLLLAAPAGPRATMGLDPGLRTGVKVAVVDATGKVVATDTIYPHQPRNDWNGSLHTLSQLAEKHNVSLISIGNGTASRETDKLAQDLIKLRPELKLTKIVVSEAGASVYSASEFASKELPDLDVSLRGAVSIARRLQDPLAELVKIDPKSIGVGQYQHDVSQTQLARSLDAVVEDCVNAVGVDVNTASAPLLARVSGLNASVAQSIVSYRDMKGMFNSRAALREVPRLGEKTFEQAAGFLRVMNGENPLDASAVHPESYPLVQKILADIKKDVKSVLGQTALLKSLSPAKYADEKFGVPTVTDILKELDKPGRDPRPEFTTATFKEGVEEIKDLRVDMILEGVVTNVAAFGAFVDIGVHQDGLVHISALSNSYVKDPHTVVKAGQVVKVKVLEVDEKRKRIALTMRLNDTAPAPGARNEQRGDRTDSRRLSQHQNQRGREQAPANNAMAAAFAKLRG; this is encoded by the coding sequence ATGCTGCCTTCTATCGAACAACGACTCGCCCTCGAACTCGCCGCCAAGCCGGTTCAGGTCGCTGCCGCCATCGCCTTGCTGGACGAAGGTGCCACCGTTCCCTTCATCGCCCGCTACCGCAAGGAAGTTACCGGCGGCCTGGACGATGTACAACTGCGTTTGCTGGAAGAACGCCTGCGTTATCTGCGCGAACTGGAAAGCCGCCGCGCCGCGATCATCGCCTCCATCGAAGAGCAGGGCAAGATGACGCCCGTGCTGCTGGACGCCATCACCCACGCGGAAGACAAGACCCGCCTGGAAGACCTCTACCTGCCCTACAAGCCCAAGCGCCGCACCAAGGCCCAGATCGCCGCCGAAGCCGGCCTGACCGAACTGGCCGATGCGCTGTTGAACGATCCGACCCTGAATCCGGAAGAAGAAGCGGCCAGGTTCATCAAGCCCGCCTTCACCACCGACAATGGCGACAACCCTGGCGTGCCCGATACCAAGGCGGCGCTGGATGGCGCACGCCAAATCCTCATGGAGCGCTTCTCGGAAGACGCCGAGCTGCTGCAGAGCTTGCGCGAATACCTCACCGAGCACGGCGTGGTCGAATCCAAGGTGATCGAAGGCAAGCAGGATGCCGGTGAAAAATTCGCCGACTACTTCGATTATTCCGAAACCTATTCCACCATCCCCTCGCACCGCGCGCTGGCCTTGTTCCGTGGCCGTCGCGAAGAAATGTTGAACGTGGTGCTGCGCCTGGACAGCGAAGAAGAAAAGCCGAAGTGGGACGCTCCGCACAACCCCTGCGAAGGTCGCATCGCTTCGCGCTTTGGTGTCTCCAACAAGGGCCGTGCTGCCGACAAGTGGCTCTCCGATACGGTGCGCTGGGCCTGGCGCGTGAAGGTCTTCATGCACCTCGAAACGGAGCTGATGACCACCCTGCGCGAGAAGGCCGAGGCCGAAGCCATCAACGTCTTCGCCCGCAACCTGAAGGATCTGCTGCTGGCCGCACCGGCCGGCCCGCGCGCCACCATGGGCCTGGACCCCGGTCTGCGTACCGGCGTGAAGGTCGCTGTCGTGGACGCCACCGGCAAGGTCGTGGCCACCGACACCATCTATCCGCACCAGCCGCGCAATGACTGGAATGGTTCGCTGCATACCCTGTCGCAACTGGCCGAGAAGCACAATGTCTCGCTGATCTCGATCGGCAATGGCACCGCCTCGCGTGAAACCGACAAGCTGGCCCAGGACCTCATCAAGCTGCGCCCGGAACTCAAGCTCACCAAGATCGTGGTGTCCGAAGCGGGCGCATCGGTGTATTCGGCCTCCGAATTCGCCTCCAAGGAATTGCCGGATCTGGACGTGTCGCTGCGCGGCGCGGTCTCGATTGCGCGCCGCCTGCAGGATCCGCTGGCCGAGCTGGTCAAGATCGATCCCAAGTCGATTGGCGTGGGCCAGTACCAGCACGATGTGAGCCAGACGCAACTGGCGCGCTCGCTGGATGCGGTGGTGGAAGACTGCGTGAACGCGGTGGGAGTCGATGTGAACACGGCTTCCGCGCCCCTGCTGGCGCGCGTCTCCGGGCTTAACGCCAGCGTGGCGCAGAGCATCGTGTCCTACCGCGATATGAAGGGTATGTTCAATTCGCGGGCAGCCCTGCGCGAAGTGCCGCGCCTGGGCGAGAAGACCTTCGAGCAGGCCGCCGGCTTCCTGCGCGTGATGAATGGCGAGAACCCGCTGGATGCCTCCGCAGTGCACCCGGAATCCTATCCGCTGGTGCAAAAGATCCTGGCCGACATCAAGAAGGATGTGAAGAGCGTGCTGGGACAGACCGCCTTGCTCAAGAGCCTGTCGCCGGCCAAGTATGCCGATGAGAAGTTCGGCGTGCCCACCGTCACCGACATCCTGAAGGAACTCGACAAGCCCGGCCGCGACCCGCGTCCGGAGTTCACCACCGCCACCTTCAAGGAAGGCGTGGAAGAGATCAAGGACCTGCGCGTGGATATGATCCTGGAAGGCGTGGTCACCAACGTGGCGGCCTTCGGTGCCTTCGTGGACATCGGCGTGCATCAGGATGGCCTGGTCCACATCTCGGCGCTGTCCAACAGCTACGTGAAGGACCCGCACACCGTGGTCAAGGCTGGCCAGGTGGTCAAGGTCAAGGTGCTGGAAGTGGACGAGAAGCGCAAGCGCATCGCCCTGACCATGCGCCTGAACGACACCGCCCCGGCTCCGGGTGCGCGCAATGAACAGCGCGGCGACCGCACCGATTCGCGCCGCCTGTCGCAACACCAGAACCAGCGCGGCCGCGAGCAGGCACCGGCCAACAACGCGATGGCGGCGGCGTTTGCGAAGTTGCGTGGGTGA
- a CDS encoding DUF5610 domain-containing protein: MAIGNTTGVDSQSLLPATNSSNASTPASLSASDKLPATAGESTSGDKIAEARQSNLLTVSGAKAQFNLSIVQSSLEVSLQTQNDPLALVYKTAIENINDILRPQLGDNAIQTAAKQDNSPEATAGRIVSFITNMFDLYKKNNPDKDDASNIDDYMNLIFKGVDQGFKEARGILESLNVLQGDIASNIDKTYDLVQKALGDFINKVKGGKPEGEDGAGSDGNADGQGGTVVASETTVSISVSVSQTRISTSA; this comes from the coding sequence ATGGCTATCGGCAACACCACCGGCGTGGACAGCCAGTCCCTGCTGCCCGCCACCAACTCATCCAACGCGTCGACTCCGGCAAGCCTATCGGCCAGCGACAAGCTGCCCGCGACTGCGGGTGAGAGCACCAGCGGCGACAAGATCGCCGAGGCCCGCCAGTCCAACCTGCTCACGGTCAGCGGTGCCAAGGCGCAGTTCAACTTGTCCATCGTGCAGTCATCGCTGGAAGTCTCGCTGCAGACCCAGAACGATCCCCTGGCGCTGGTCTACAAGACCGCCATCGAAAACATCAACGACATCCTGCGACCGCAGCTGGGCGACAACGCCATCCAGACCGCAGCAAAGCAGGACAATTCCCCTGAAGCCACGGCCGGACGCATCGTCTCCTTCATCACCAACATGTTCGACCTCTACAAGAAAAACAACCCGGACAAGGACGATGCCAGCAACATCGATGACTACATGAACCTCATCTTCAAGGGCGTGGACCAGGGTTTCAAGGAAGCACGCGGCATCCTGGAGAGCCTCAACGTCCTGCAAGGCGATATCGCCAGCAACATCGACAAGACCTATGACCTGGTGCAGAAGGCGCTGGGCGACTTCATCAACAAGGTCAAGGGTGGCAAGCCGGAGGGTGAGGACGGTGCGGGCAGCGATGGCAACGCTGATGGCCAGGGCGGCACGGTGGTGGCCAGCGAGACGACGGTGAGCATTTCGGTGTCGGTGAGCCAGACGCGGATCAGTACGAGCGCCTGA
- a CDS encoding deoxyguanosinetriphosphate triphosphohydrolase — protein MHTEAPDHLAPYAAHSASSRGRRYSETPPGSRSEFQRDRDRIVHSTAFRRLEYKTQVFVNHEGDLFRTRLTHSIEVAQIARSCARNLQLNEDLVEAISLAHDLGHTPFGHAGQDELNHCMKHHGGFEHNLQSLRVVDELEQHYGAFDGLNLTFETREGILKHCSLHNARQLGEIGLRFLEKKQPSLEAQLANLADEIAYNNHDIDDGLRSGLLTMELMSEVDFFARHLREVEQTYPGITGRRMIHETVRRMINALIVDLNQTSRSRIAEIAPRDIEDVRNAPQLIAFSDAMAAEAAILKKFLREKLYRHYQVNRMTAKARRIIAEMFEAFIAQPNLLPPDYQVKNVADDTQRLDKQARKVADYIAGMTDRYAIREHRRLFVME, from the coding sequence ATGCACACTGAAGCGCCCGACCATCTCGCCCCCTATGCCGCCCACTCGGCAAGTTCGCGAGGCCGGCGCTACAGTGAAACCCCACCCGGTTCGCGCAGCGAGTTCCAGCGCGACCGTGACCGCATCGTCCATTCCACCGCCTTCCGCCGTCTCGAATACAAGACCCAGGTCTTCGTCAATCATGAAGGCGACCTGTTCCGCACCCGCCTGACCCACAGCATCGAAGTCGCGCAGATCGCCCGCTCCTGCGCGCGCAACCTGCAACTGAACGAAGACCTGGTGGAAGCCATCTCGCTGGCCCACGACCTGGGCCATACGCCCTTCGGCCACGCCGGCCAGGATGAGCTGAATCACTGCATGAAGCATCACGGCGGTTTCGAGCACAACCTGCAGAGCCTGCGCGTGGTGGATGAGCTGGAGCAGCACTATGGCGCTTTCGATGGGCTGAACCTCACCTTCGAGACGCGCGAGGGCATCCTCAAGCACTGCTCCCTGCACAATGCACGCCAGCTGGGCGAGATCGGCTTGCGCTTCCTGGAGAAGAAGCAACCCTCGCTGGAAGCGCAACTGGCCAACCTGGCCGACGAGATCGCCTACAACAACCACGACATCGACGACGGCCTGCGTTCCGGATTGCTGACGATGGAACTGATGAGCGAAGTCGATTTCTTTGCGCGCCATCTGCGCGAGGTCGAACAAACCTACCCCGGCATCACCGGCCGCCGCATGATCCATGAGACGGTCCGCCGCATGATCAATGCGCTCATCGTCGACCTGAACCAGACCTCGCGCAGCCGCATCGCCGAGATCGCTCCGCGCGACATCGAGGACGTGCGCAATGCACCGCAGTTGATCGCCTTCTCCGACGCCATGGCGGCCGAAGCGGCGATACTGAAGAAATTCCTGCGCGAGAAGCTCTACCGTCATTACCAGGTCAACCGCATGACGGCCAAGGCGCGCCGCATCATCGCCGAAATGTTCGAAGCCTTCATCGCCCAGCCCAACCTGCTGCCGCCGGATTATCAGGTCAAGAACGTTGCCGACGACACCCAGCGTCTCGACAAGCAGGCCCGCAAGGTCGCCGATTACATCGCCGGCATGACAGACCGCTATGCGATCCGCGAACACCGTCGTCTGTTCGTCATGGAGTGA
- the aroKB gene encoding bifunctional shikimate kinase/3-dehydroquinate synthase AroKB — protein MTGSIFLVGLMGAGKTTIGRALAKKLNKRFVDSDHEIEARTGATIPVIFEIEGEENFRRREAEVIRELAALPDIVLATGGGAVLRAENRDNLKKGGTVVYLRASINQILQRTGRDKNRPLLQTADPRRKLEELSRQRDPLYREVADFVVETNRPNVQFLVQTIISHLELSPKEGTWQPVPEPDETVVFETSSAILTQAADGTTTLSSSHSTQILHGAASAEPSLRSMNQNTAPAATSIAALTLNVDLGERSYPIHIGRGLLDDASLLPQYVKGKRVAIVTNDKVGPLYLDKVAHALRAAGKQVTEIVLPDGEEEKNWSSLMKIFDRLLADKCDRKTTLIALGGGVIGDLTGFAAASYMRGVPFVQVPTTLLSQVDSSVGGKTGINHPLGKNMIGAFYQPQAVIADTATLHTLPARELSAGIAEVIKHGAIIDAPFFDWIETNIDRLVSKDDAALAYAIQRSCEIKAEVVRQDEREGGLRAILNFGHTFGHAIENGLGYGQWLHGEAVGCGMVMAADLSQRLGYIDGATRERIRAVTAAVGLPTVAPDLGTERWLDLMEVDKKNEGGAIKFILIKPLGSPLITNAPQELLLQTLAACTGE, from the coding sequence ATGACTGGAAGCATCTTCCTTGTCGGCCTGATGGGAGCCGGCAAGACCACCATAGGCCGGGCCCTGGCCAAAAAGCTGAACAAGCGTTTCGTCGATTCGGACCACGAAATCGAAGCGCGGACCGGCGCCACCATCCCGGTGATCTTCGAGATCGAGGGCGAGGAAAACTTCCGCCGCCGCGAAGCCGAGGTGATCCGCGAGCTGGCGGCCCTGCCCGACATCGTGCTGGCCACGGGCGGCGGCGCCGTCCTGCGCGCCGAGAATCGTGACAACCTCAAGAAAGGCGGCACCGTCGTCTACCTGCGCGCCAGCATCAACCAGATCCTGCAGCGCACCGGGCGCGACAAGAACCGCCCGCTGCTACAGACCGCCGATCCGCGCCGCAAGCTCGAAGAGCTCTCGCGTCAGCGTGATCCGCTGTATCGCGAAGTGGCCGATTTCGTGGTCGAGACCAACCGGCCCAATGTGCAGTTCCTGGTGCAGACCATCATCAGCCACCTCGAACTCTCGCCCAAGGAAGGCACCTGGCAACCCGTTCCAGAACCTGACGAAACCGTCGTATTCGAGACCAGCAGCGCCATCCTGACCCAGGCCGCTGATGGCACCACCACGCTCTCCAGCAGCCACTCCACCCAGATCCTTCATGGCGCCGCCAGCGCCGAACCCAGCCTTCGCAGCATGAACCAGAACACCGCCCCCGCCGCTACTTCGATCGCCGCCCTCACCCTCAACGTCGACCTGGGCGAGCGCAGCTATCCCATCCACATCGGCCGTGGCCTGCTGGATGACGCCAGCCTGCTGCCGCAATACGTCAAGGGCAAGCGCGTGGCCATCGTCACCAACGACAAGGTGGGTCCGCTCTACCTCGACAAGGTGGCACACGCGCTGCGCGCGGCCGGCAAGCAGGTCACCGAGATCGTGCTGCCCGATGGCGAAGAAGAAAAGAACTGGTCCAGCCTGATGAAGATCTTCGATCGCCTGCTGGCCGACAAGTGCGACCGCAAGACCACCCTCATCGCCCTGGGCGGCGGCGTGATCGGCGACCTGACCGGCTTTGCGGCGGCGTCCTACATGCGCGGCGTACCCTTCGTGCAAGTGCCCACGACGCTGCTGTCGCAGGTGGATTCGTCAGTGGGCGGCAAGACCGGCATCAACCATCCGCTGGGCAAGAACATGATCGGTGCGTTCTACCAGCCGCAGGCCGTCATCGCCGACACCGCCACGCTGCACACCCTGCCGGCGCGCGAACTGTCGGCCGGCATTGCCGAAGTCATCAAGCACGGCGCCATCATCGATGCGCCCTTCTTCGACTGGATCGAAACCAATATCGACCGCCTGGTCTCCAAGGATGACGCCGCCCTGGCCTATGCCATCCAGCGTTCCTGCGAGATCAAGGCCGAAGTGGTGCGCCAGGACGAGCGTGAAGGCGGCCTGCGCGCCATCCTCAACTTCGGCCATACCTTCGGCCATGCCATCGAGAATGGTCTGGGCTATGGTCAATGGCTGCATGGCGAAGCGGTAGGCTGCGGCATGGTGATGGCGGCCGATCTGTCGCAGCGCCTGGGCTACATCGATGGCGCCACGCGTGAGCGCATCCGTGCCGTCACTGCCGCTGTCGGCCTGCCGACGGTGGCGCCGGACCTGGGCACCGAACGCTGGCTGGACCTGATGGAAGTGGACAAGAAGAACGAAGGCGGCGCGATCAAGTTCATCCTGATCAAGCCGCTGGGAAGCCCCCTGATCACCAACGCGCCGCAGGAACTGCTCTTGCAAACCCTGGCGGCCTGCACCGGAGAATAA
- a CDS encoding UbiH/UbiF family hydroxylase: MTTQAHTHSSSSAAAGTEICIVGDGAVGKTAALGLAQAGFKVTLLAPPPATATPDPASWDVRVYALNHTAHRLLSSVRVWDAMDASRIAPVDNMTVHGDGVPEKARPGLLTFDAYAARTDALAWIVEDRNLDQALDAALRFAPNVRVLHGRATALAVAGETATLTLESGQSLSASLVVGADGANSWVRGQCDIGLDYRSYGQNAIVTNFSCELPHRGVAYQWFSPTEGVIALLPLPGNRVSLVWSAPQALADQLLQLPLSALAERLAQWAKPVLGALTPLQPEVAKAFPLRLIKPHAMIAPRVALIGDAAHVVHPMAGHGMNLGFGDVAALIDILVKREPQYDCGDERVLRRYARARKEEVLLMQIATDGLHRIFSTEAEPVRLVRNLGMSLVNRLPILKRRLIAHALGQ, translated from the coding sequence ATGACTACCCAAGCACACACCCATTCCTCTTCGTCGGCTGCGGCTGGCACTGAAATCTGCATCGTCGGCGACGGCGCGGTCGGCAAGACGGCGGCGCTGGGGCTGGCCCAGGCGGGCTTCAAGGTGACCCTGCTGGCCCCCCCGCCTGCGACCGCCACGCCCGATCCCGCCAGCTGGGACGTGCGGGTCTACGCCCTCAACCACACCGCCCATCGCCTGCTGTCCTCGGTGCGCGTCTGGGATGCCATGGATGCCTCGCGCATCGCCCCTGTGGATAACATGACCGTGCACGGCGATGGCGTCCCAGAGAAAGCCCGGCCCGGCCTGCTCACCTTCGATGCCTATGCCGCCCGCACCGATGCCCTGGCCTGGATCGTCGAGGACCGCAACCTCGACCAGGCGCTGGACGCCGCCCTGCGCTTCGCCCCCAACGTGCGCGTGCTGCACGGCCGCGCCACCGCGCTGGCGGTGGCCGGTGAAACCGCCACGCTGACGCTGGAATCCGGCCAGTCGCTGTCGGCCTCGCTGGTGGTCGGTGCCGACGGTGCCAACTCCTGGGTGCGCGGGCAGTGCGATATCGGGCTCGATTACCGCAGCTACGGCCAGAACGCCATCGTCACCAATTTCTCCTGCGAGCTGCCTCATCGCGGCGTGGCCTATCAGTGGTTCAGCCCCACCGAAGGCGTGATCGCCCTGCTGCCGTTGCCGGGCAATCGCGTCTCGCTGGTCTGGTCTGCGCCCCAGGCGCTGGCCGATCAGTTGCTGCAGCTGCCGTTGTCGGCCCTGGCTGAGCGCCTGGCGCAATGGGCCAAGCCAGTGCTGGGCGCACTCACGCCGCTGCAGCCCGAAGTGGCCAAGGCCTTCCCGCTGCGCCTGATCAAGCCGCACGCGATGATCGCTCCGCGCGTGGCCTTGATCGGCGACGCCGCCCACGTGGTGCATCCCATGGCCGGGCACGGCATGAACCTGGGCTTCGGTGATGTGGCCGCGTTGATCGATATCCTGGTCAAGCGTGAACCGCAGTACGACTGCGGCGACGAGCGCGTGCTGCGCCGCTATGCCCGCGCCCGCAAGGAAGAAGTGCTGCTGATGCAGATCGCCACCGATGGTCTGCATCGCATCTTCTCCACCGAGGCCGAGCCGGTGCGCCTGGTGCGCAACCTCGGCATGAGCCTGGTCAACCGCCTGCCCATCCTGAAACGCCGCCTGATTGCGCACGCGCTGGGGCAGTAA